The Mauremys reevesii isolate NIE-2019 linkage group 19, ASM1616193v1, whole genome shotgun sequence genomic sequence TCTGTGCAAGCACAGCAGTGTGGGCAGCTGGGCAAAGCCCAGGCGATGTGCCCCGTCCTCCTCGGGCAGCTCAACCGCTGCCCTCGGCCATCTGGCTCAGGAAGCAGGAAGGCAGCTCAGCCGGGCGTGGTTTCTGGGCCTGGCCAGAGGGCCCACTGGGGCTCCACGGAGATGCTGCTGGCCGAGGAGTCCCCTGGCCCTGGTGGCCCTGCCAGTGCCCAGCTGACAgcgctgctttccctgccacaggctgAGGAGAGATTGTCTAGACGATAATCCCACACACTTTGGGCTTCCCCAGGCGCTGGCTCTGCTAGCCATTGCCTGCCCACCACCCTGGCGGTGAGGAGTCCAGTCCTGAGCCCACAGGAGACAGGCCGGGGCGTTTCCTCACCTCCCGTGTGCTCCAGCTGCTCCGCGCTGCGGCGCCTGCCACATGCCCCGGCGGGAGCgcgaggcagggagagagcctgGGAAGCAAGAGCGGTGCCAAGACACGGGGCAGGGCAGGacccccaggagagctgggcagcagtgcccctcccccacccccactatgGCAGGAAATTCCCCCCGTCTGGAGGCCAAGGCTGCGGGCGAGGGCACCAGTTAGTGTCCCtggggtgcaggcagctctccATTAGCGACTGGGCCGAGACCCTTTCCACCCATTTCCGCCAGGCCAGCacactgcctccagcaggggtggctggggggggatcTGAACTGGGGCGCTGGGAGTTCCCGTCTCCCAGTGCCCGGGCTCTGAGCCACCCTGTGCCCTGGGCAGAGGCTTCTAAGGAGCCCTGGTGCTGAGCCTGCAGGCTCCTTGCCCAGACAACAGTTGAATTGGGGCAGCTTTGTCTCCCCCTCTCTTGCCTTCCCCGTGCCCAGCTCCAGGTCTGAGCATCCTTGTgcccctgggagtgtgtgggaagggggaggagggacctGCTGCAGGCCAGTGACTCGGGATCCTGCTCTGTGCACAGACTGGTGGAAGCCAGATGCCGCAGGGTGGATTCCTCCCAGCCCAGGGGGGGTCACACCAGGCCCCCTGCACAAGTTACACCCTTTAGTTTGGCCCCTTACTAAGGGCTTCAGTGGTGTGAGGGGCCTGCAGGGGCCCTCTCTGTTGGGCAAATTTCAGCCCCACTGTCTATTCCATTCGCTAGCATTGCCTCTGGAACACACCTGCAGGCCCCACCCTGGAGTGACCAGCCAAGCAAACCACCTACCTCCAGCTCCTTAAAGAAGATGCAGCTCCGTGCCCACTCCACAATGGAGAAGAGGGTCTGGTCTGCCATCTTGCACATGAGGCCAAAGGTGCTGAGTTTCTCATGCCGCCCTTTGCCCTGCTCCTGTTGCAGACAAGCCAGTATCCGTGCCTTGACCTGGGGCTCGTCgggctccagctgcagcagcTTGAGAATGACCTCAGGGATGTCGGGTGGGGCGCTGTTGGGATAGGCATCTGGATACATGTAGCTGGCCACGGACTCGTGGGAATTTGTGTAGTGGTCGGGGTACTCTGACTTGATGGTGCGGTTGGGAAAGGAGGGGTAATGGTAGCTGGACAGCGCCCCGTGGCTAGGCACAGTCATTCCCAAGGACGGCGTCCCGTACGGACTTCTGTCATAGTCGACTGGCGTCATAGTGGCCGGGTTGGGAGGCAGGCTCTTGGACACTGAGTGGATGCCGTGGATGGTGGAGGACAGGTTGTAGTCAGTTTGCACTGGCGACACGATCTGAGGCACAGTCTCCAGCTTAAAGCCGTTGGCGCGTATCAGAGCTTTCTTCTGCTGTTTTAAGGCACGATCCCGCTTGTACATGGGGCCGAATTTATTTCTTCCTCCTCGCATCCGGTCCGCACGCAcagctgtggggcagagagaaagAACAGCCTTTGGCATTCAACTGAGCCCGAGGGAGCCTTATCTTCCCAAGAGATCATGGCAAATAACCCTGAGGGCTCTGTCCAGAcagacttggggggtggggaaggggatggtgaggaggaggggaaaaggccAGATAGTGGTGAAACAATGCATCTTGTCCTGCAGCCGTTCCACCATGGGAGCGATGGATGGCTGCATTGGGAGACGGGTCCTGGTGCAGAGTCTCTCTCTGAGCAGCCAGTAGGGGGTGCTGTCCTAGTGAGGCAGCATAACCCCCTGGCCCTGGATCACTAAGAGCATCAGGCCGAGAACACGCCCAGTTCCTGAGGCCCTGTCCTCCATGACTGAGCTGCTTCTTTCCCAGGGTCTAGATAAGTGTTGCAGACCTGCCCCCCAGCAGTAAGGCCATCTTCAGCCACTCCCTGCATTGCCACTCACTAGCCATCAAATCAAAGAGTTTCAATTTGCAGAAAACTGTATCTCAGCAGCGTTGCCTAAGTCTCActattttatcacaagtcttgcaatattggtgcttttcttaaagcccaagctcctggagtcaggtgaataCGTGATAATCTCATCTTTCAtgttaaaaaaaggggggggactAATTAAGTTTCTAGTGCTCATTCTTGCAGAGaaatgcttgaaaatgtgaagtcaggaggcaaataaaaacaaccccaagttattgttttttaaagtctCAAGATTTTTAAACATAACCTCACAATTTGCTGGATCttgactcgtgatttttgaatGACTGGGAGTTGCCATAGTGTCTCAGTGAGATTTTGTTGAATTGGATCCAGTCGTGCACTCCTTCCTGTCAGTCCCTTCCAACACGACCATTACACGCAAGACAAATGGTCAGGCGAGCTCTCCAAAACATATTGGCCAGATCTGCAGTTGGTGTAGACCGgcctagctccattgatttcaactggaCTATATCGATTTGCACCAGCAGTGGGTCTGGCCTGGTGTGT encodes the following:
- the NR5A1 gene encoding steroidogenic factor 1 isoform X2, which encodes MSVLSLSEVLDGGNETRRRRGFKENTEHRENQDKMAGYNTVRADRMRGGRNKFGPMYKRDRALKQQKKALIRANGFKLETVPQIVSPVQTDYNLSSTIHGIHSVSKSLPPNPATMTPVDYDRSPYGTPSLGMTVPSHGALSSYHYPSFPNRTIKSEYPDHYTNSHESVASYMYPDAYPNSAPPDIPEVILKLLQLEPDEPQVKARILACLQQEQGKGRHEKLSTFGLMCKMADQTLFSIVEWARSCIFFKELEVGDQMKLLQNCWSELLVFDHIYRQVQHAKEHSMLLVTGQEVEMVTIAAQAGSSLNNLVLRAQELVLHLHSLQVDRQEFVCLKFLILFSLDVKYLENHSLVKDAQEKANTALLEYTICHYPHSADKFRQLLLRLAEIRSLSMQAEEYLYHKHLSGEVPCNNLLIEMLHAKRT